The following are encoded in a window of Chlorocebus sabaeus isolate Y175 chromosome 10, mChlSab1.0.hap1, whole genome shotgun sequence genomic DNA:
- the LOC103217370 gene encoding large ribosomal subunit protein eL21-like: MMNTKGKRRGTRYMFSRPFRKHGVVPLATYMQIYKKGDIVDIKGMGTVQKGMPHKCYHGKTGRVYNVTQHAVGIVVNKKVKGKILAKRINVRIEHIKHSKSRDSFLKRVKENDQKKKEAKEKGTWVQLKRQPAPPRETHFVRTNGKEPELLEPIPYDFMA, translated from the coding sequence ATGATGAACACAAAGGGAAAAAGGAGAGGCACCCGATATATGTTCTCTaggccttttagaaaacatggagtTGTTCCTTTGGCCACGTATATGCAAATCTATAAGAAAGGTGATATCGTAGACATCAAGGGAATGGGTactgttcaaaaaggaatgcCCCACAAGTGTTACCATGGCAAAACTGGAAGAGTCTACAATGTTACCCAGCATGCTGTTGGCATTGTTGTAAACAAAAAAGTTAAgggcaagattcttgccaagagaattaatgtGCGTATTGAGCATATAAAGCACTCTAAGAGCCGAGATAGCTTCCTGAAACGcgtgaaggaaaatgatcagaaaaagaaagaagccaaagagaaaggtacctgggttcaactgaagcgccagcctgctccacccagagaaacacactttgtgagaaccaatgggaaggagcctgagctgctggaaccTATTCCCTATGACTTCATGGCATAA